The sequence below is a genomic window from Deltaproteobacteria bacterium GWC2_55_46.
GTGTTTCGCCATCAATAAGGACTATTTTGTTTTCAATTCTGGAAGCATAATCTTCCGCTTCTTTTGAAAAATTCGAAGTTGTGATGAAAACACCTTTTTTTGCCCTAAATCCCTGAAGTGCACCTGCAAATTTTTGAATTTCAGGACGTCCAACCGTACTATCCCACCTTTTGGCCTGCAAATATATTGCATCAAGACCTAGCTTGTCCTCTTTTATTATTCCATCAATCCCGCCATCGCCGCTTTTCCCTACGGCACTGCCGGCATCCTTTCTGGAGCCGCCGTAACCCATCTTAACGAGCAATTCCACAACAATCCTCTCAAAAAAACCAGGAGAGCTGCTTTTAATTCTTGTCAAAAGGTCGGAAGCCAAATCCTGTCTGATTTTTTGATAGCTATATTCAAATATTTCTTCCGGGGTCTGCTCTTCAGTTTCGATCCCCGTGTCAGTATTTTCTTTTATTTTCTTTACTGCAAAGTACCCCGATTCAAAAAAATCAGGAAACTGTTTGAGAAATTTTACATTTATATATGTGGGATTTTGGCTGAGTACTTTTAAGCCTCTGTCCGTTATCTTACAATAGCCCCTTTTTGTATATTCGATCAAACCAGCTTTCTTAAGATAGGAACGCGCCCACCCCACCCTGTTAGCAAACACACCTTGCTGTCCGCTTGGCAATAACTCGTTCAATTCCATTTCGGATAAATGGAATTGAGCTGCAAGATGTTCTCTTGCTTCGTTAATTGTATGCTCGTTTTTATCCCCAGCATACATTAAGAACGGCAGCATTATGCTTTGAAAATCAGGAATCGCCATTCTTTTTCCCGAAAGTCCTCGCAAATATGTAATCCACCTGCTTCAAATACGGCTTTATGTCAAAGCAGGAGTCTATTTCCTTTACCGTGAGATAGTTCATCACCTCGGCGTCGTCTATAAGGAGCGACCTGAAGTCTCCAAGCCCCTCCCAGACCTTCATCGCGTTCCTCTGGACTATCGCGTATGCCTCTTCCCTCGTGGTGCCTTTGTCGACGAGCTTCAAGAGAACCTTCTGCGAGAAGACCACGCCTTTCAACTTATCCATGTTCTCGAGCATGTTCTGCGGGTATACCACGAGGTCCCTGATGAGGCCGGTCGCCCTCGTCAACATGAAATCGACAAGTATGGTGGCGTCCGGCGCAATGACCCTTTCTACCGACGAATGGCTTATGTCCCTTTCGTGCCAGAGCGGGATGTTCTCAAGGGCGCTCACCGAGTAGCCTCGCACCAGCCTGGCCAGGCCCGTAAGGTTCTCGGATAGTATCGGGTTTCTCTTGTGAGGCATGGCGGAAGATCCCTTCTGCCCCTTTGTAAAAGGCTCTTCTGCCTCAAGGACCTCGGTCCTCTGGAGGTGCCTTATCTCCACCGCGAACTTCTCAATGGACGAAGCTATGAGGGCAAGGGTCGTGAAGTACTCGGCGTGCCTGTCCCTGTGCACGACCTGGGTCGCCACGGATTCGGCCTTAAGGCCGAGCTTCTTCAACACGAACTTCTCTACCCTCGGGTCTATCTGCGAGAAGGTGCCTACGGCCCCGGAGAGCTTGCCGTATGAGATAGTCTCTTTCGCCCTCTCCATCCGGGCAAGGTTCCTGCCCATCTCGTCGTACCAGAGGGCCATCTTGAGGCCGAATGTCATGGGCTCGGCGTGTATGCCATGAGAGCGGCCCATCGTGGGGGTGTTCTTGTGCTCAAAGGCCTTCTTCTCAAGGGCCGCCCTCAGGCCCTTTATATCCTCTATTATGAGATCCGCCGCCTCACGGAGAAGTAGCGCAAGCGAGGTGTCGAGTATATCTGAAGATGTGAGGCCCATGTGTATGAAGCGGGAATCGGGGCCCACGAACTCGGCAACTGAAGTGAGAAACGCTATGACGTCGTGCTTTACCGTCCTTTCTATCTCGTCTATGCGCGCGACGTTGAAGTCGGCCTTCCTTACGATGGTCTTAAGCGAGTTCGCGGGGATCTTGCCGAGCCTCTCCCACGCCTCGCACGCGGCGATCTCTACTTCAAGCCACTTCCTGAACCGGTTCTCCGGCTCCCAGATGCGCCCCATTTCCTTACGCGTATATCTCTCTATCACCTTGGATGTCCTTCAGCGGATTAGATTAAAAAAATAATATACCAGAAGGGAACGCCCCAATACAAGAGGGATATTTCCGAATGATTTCATAGGGAAAGGCGGATTGTGGCGGGTTGCACGAAAGTAATCGCTATCATCAAAGGATTTGATTTAACAGGTTGCTGAACATCTCGGATTTTATTCAGGCTGCTCTAAAAACCATATGCGAGGCTATTCTCGCCGTTTGATGAATGAAGGCGTACCTGGATTGTACGCCGCAGTAGCCGGCTTCTGAAGCCAACGGAGCAGATGGACTTTTTTCATGCCTGTCAAGCCTCCTCTGCCTGCCTCTTGGCCTTGTTCCTCTTAAGCCTGTAAACCTCCTCCCTCTCCCGCTCCTCAAGCACTCGCTCTATGTACTTTATCCTGCCTTTGATAGAGGGGAGTATCACCTCGGTGATGGCGTTGATCTTGCGCGAATCGGACCTTATGACCTCTCCTATCCGCGTAAGCCTTATCTCGCGTGAGGCTATCTTTATGATAAGCTCGCAGGCGCCCTCGAACTCCTTGGCCACCTCTATCACATCTGCCCTTTCGCCGATCGGGGACAGGTCCCTGGCCTCAAGGGACCTCGTGAGCGCGGACTCTTCTATCTCCGGGACGAAGACCCCCCATATGCTCCGTGCCTTGATATCGAGGGGCACGCTCCTTTTGGCGGCATGCGCGAATGAGGCGACAGCCCCGGCGTCGATGGCCCTGGCGCGCTCAAGGTCCCTCTGTGCCTTTACAAGGAGCGAGTTCAGCTCATCGCGCATCCTTATCGACTCGTCGACGATGCCGAAGAACTCCTTCATGAGCGCCTCCCTCTTGCTCTTAAGGAGGTCGAGCCCTTTGCCTATGACGTCGTACCTGCGCCGGAGGGCCAGGAACTGCTCCCTCGTAGGCGCGCTCTTCTCAAGCAGCGCCATCCCTTTATTTCCTCCTTGCCACAGCCTCTCTTTCGGGTACCGACTTCAATAGCTCAAGGCCCAGGTCGAGCGTTTCATCTATCGTCCGGTCGGCCTCGCCCTGGCCCACGAACCTCTTCTCGAACTCGTCGGCGAAGGCAAGGTATTTCCTGTCGAGGTCGGAGAGCCCTTCTTCCCCGACTATCGTGACAAGCCTCCTTACGTCGATGCCCTTGGCATAGGCTGAATAGAGCTGGTCGGCTATGTTTCTGTGCCCGTCCCTTGTCCTGCCCTTGCCTATCCCCAGGTTCATGAGCCTGGAGAGGCACGGCAGCACGTC
It includes:
- a CDS encoding adenylosuccinate lyase; protein product: MIERYTRKEMGRIWEPENRFRKWLEVEIAACEAWERLGKIPANSLKTIVRKADFNVARIDEIERTVKHDVIAFLTSVAEFVGPDSRFIHMGLTSSDILDTSLALLLREAADLIIEDIKGLRAALEKKAFEHKNTPTMGRSHGIHAEPMTFGLKMALWYDEMGRNLARMERAKETISYGKLSGAVGTFSQIDPRVEKFVLKKLGLKAESVATQVVHRDRHAEYFTTLALIASSIEKFAVEIRHLQRTEVLEAEEPFTKGQKGSSAMPHKRNPILSENLTGLARLVRGYSVSALENIPLWHERDISHSSVERVIAPDATILVDFMLTRATGLIRDLVVYPQNMLENMDKLKGVVFSQKVLLKLVDKGTTREEAYAIVQRNAMKVWEGLGDFRSLLIDDAEVMNYLTVKEIDSCFDIKPYLKQVDYIFARTFGKKNGDS
- a CDS encoding restriction endonuclease, which produces MAIPDFQSIMLPFLMYAGDKNEHTINEAREHLAAQFHLSEMELNELLPSGQQGVFANRVGWARSYLKKAGLIEYTKRGYCKITDRGLKVLSQNPTYINVKFLKQFPDFFESGYFAVKKIKENTDTGIETEEQTPEEIFEYSYQKIRQDLASDLLTRIKSSSPGFFERIVVELLVKMGYGGSRKDAGSAVGKSGDGGIDGIIKEDKLGLDAIYLQAKRWDSTVGRPEIQKFAGALQGFRAKKGVFITTSNFSKEAEDYASRIENKIVLIDGETLAQHMIDYDVGVSRIASYEVKKIDSDYFSEE